The window GTCGTTCGCGGCCGACTCGGCGGTCGAGACGGCGGTGTCGAGGTCGTCGACCGCGTCGGTCAGTCGATCCAGTTCCGCGTCGCCGACGAGTTCACCGTCATCGTCCACACGGGCGAGTCCCTCGCGCAGACGCTCGGGGTCACAGGGTGACTCCATCCCGCTCGCGTCGTGGACCGCCAGTGCGGCCTCGATGCGCTCGCGGTTCCGGGCGAAGAAGGCCAGCACGCGCTCGGGGACGATCTCGTCGGGCGTCTCGAAGGCGTCGGGGCGCACCTGCACGTCGCCCTCCACGTCGATGCCGGCGAACGACTCGTCGAGGACGACCACGGTCGCGTACGACCGGGCGAGTTCGGCCACGTCGCGGGCGTCTTCGACGATCTCGGCCGACAGCTCCGGAATCCGATCGCGCGCCTCGGCGTAGCGTTCGGCGTCGGTCGTCGCCAGACAGCGCTCCCGGACGCGGAAGTCGGGAGCCGGTTCGAGGGGTTCGACGCCGGAGAGGGCGTCGAGCACCGCGGGGTTCGGGTCACGGCCCATCGCCTCGCGGGAGAACGCGCGAGCCTCCTCGATCCTGCTCGCCGCGGAACTCGGGAAGAACGTCTCCAGTCGCTTCTCGGCGTAGTCGGTGACGGTCCGGGCCTGCAGGAGACCGAGCGCGTCGCGGTAGATCTCGCGGGCGCGGTCGGTGGCGAGGAAGCGCGCGTCGTCGCCGTGTTCCCGGCGGATCGCGCCGCGTGCGACGACCGCCGCGCGGCCCTCGCTGATCCCCGGCGCGCGGGCGAGTTCGACCACGTCGCCGCGCCGGAGTGCGTCCTCGGGGCCGTCCAGTGCGGCGAGCGCTTCGGCCGTCTTCTCGCCGACGCCCGGCACGTCCGTCAGTTCCATTCGGTCTGTGTTCCGGCGGGCCGGGGCAAAAACCTTCCCGGCGTGGGGCCGGGTGTCGGGAGTTCCCCTCGTTCACCCGGTGGGTCTGCCGAAGCCAACGTGCTTTTGCCCGGCGACGGCGAAACGCGGCCATGTCTCTCGACGCGAAACTGGACGCGCTCCGGGCGGACCTGGCCGACCGGGACGGCGTCCTGATCGCCTTCTCCGGCGGCGTCGACTCCTCGGTCGTCGCCACGCTGGCCCACGAGGTACTCGGCGACGACGCGGTGGCCTGCACCGCCAAGAGCGAGACGCTCCCGGCCGCCGAACTGGACGACGCCCGCCGCGTCGCCGAGGAGATCGGCATCCGGCACGAGATCGTCTCCTTCTCCGAGTTGGACAACCCGGACTTCGCCGTCAACGACGACGACCGGTGTTACCACTGCCGGACGATGCGCCTCGGCAAGATGTACGAGACGGCCCGCGACCTGGGCATCGAGACGGTCTGTGACGGGACGAACGCCTCCGATCCCGGGGAGGGCCACCGCCCCGGTCTCCGGGCGGTCGAAGAGTTGGAGGTCGCCTCGCCGCTGCTCCGCCACGACGTCACGAAGGCCGAGGTCCGCGAAATCGCCGACAGATTCGATCTCTCGGTCGCCGACAAACCCTCGATGGCGTGTCTCTCCTCGCGGATCCCGACCGGGATGGAGGTGACCGAGGAGAAACTCACTCGCGTCGAGAAGGCCGAGCGACTCCTCCGGACGTGGGGCTTCGAGCAGTTCCGGGTCCGGGACCACGACGGCCTGGCCCGGATCGAGGTCGGAGAAGACGAACTGGCCCGCGCGCTCGACACCGACTTCGTGCAGGCGGCCCGCGAGCACTTCGACGACCTGGGCTTCGACCACGTCACACTGGACCTCCACGGCTACCGCACCGGGAGCGTGAGTCCGGCAGACGAGGAGAGTGAGGACGACGAACCCCTCGTCGAGGACGTGTTCGCGCAGGACTACCCCGGGCAGTAAGACGGCGAGTACCACGCGAGCCACGCGATTTTCGGCGGCACACTCACCAGTCAGACGGGCGGGCGCGAGTTCATCTCGCGCCGACGGTTGCAGGTAGGCACGCACGCTGAACCCGACTGGTCCACCGGGTGTTGCACGATTGGTCACGCAATCGCCGGGTGGGACTGAAAGGGGCCGGCGTCTCGACCCCGCCCCGACGCACCAAGCAGAGCGAGAGCGAAGCTCTCGCCAGCAGTCGGGCGACTCCCGTGTCGCCCGACAACACTGGACTGAGCGAGAGCGCGGAGCGAAGCGACGCGCTCTCGTGAAGGAAGCGCGCAGGAAGTCGCGGCGGGTCGAGACGCCGGGGGCTTTCACCTCTCGCTGTCCGCGACCGATTCGACCCAGTTCCCGCCGACCGACTCAACACCAGCTATCCCGTCACCGACTTACAGTTCTTTCTCGAAGTGAACCAGTTCGTACGCGCCAGCCGAAGACCGATCCACCACACGATAGCCTTCACTCGGGTAGAACTCGACGGCCGCCGCCTGCCGACTCGCGGTCGTCGCCAGCACCAGCCCGAACCCCGCGTCCCGCGCTCGGTCTTCCAGCGCGTGCAGGATCACCCGGCCGTAGCCCCGGCACTGGTGTGTCGGGGCGACTCGCATCCGGTGGAGTTCGACCGCGCCGCCGACCGACCGCTCCTCTGCGCGGCCCGCCTCGGTCGGCACGAACCCGCCCATCGCGACCAGCCGACCGTCGAACGTCTCGGGCGGTCGGCGGTCGGACGCCCCGGTCTCACCGGTCGGCGAATCTGCCGGGATCACGCCGACGAGGAACGCGCCGCCGGTGTCGAGATACGCCGCCTCGACCCGGCGCAGGTCGTCCGTGCCCGGCACGTCCGCCGGGTCGGTGCCGGCGTCCGACAGCGCCCACTCGTGGAGCGTCCAGACCGCCTCCGCGTCCCGCGCGTCGTACGCCCGGAGCGTGAGTTCCGGATGGCTGTCGGTGTCGGAGCCGCCGCGTCTGCTGTCGGTCACGGTCCAGCAGAGGGTCGGCCGAGACAAGAAGCTCCCGACGCTCTCTCTGTAATCGACTGCCAGACAGCCGAAACGCTCTTTCGGCCGACGTGCCGACAGTCGATCCGGATGCCAAGCCCCGACTCCGACGACACGCCCTCCCTCCTCCCGACACTCGCAGTCGCACTCGTCGCCCTCGTCGTCGGCGGCGACCTCCTGCTCCTCGCGCTCCCCGCTCCCGACGCTCTCCGACACCTGCTCGTCGGGAGCGCGGTCCTCGCGGGCGTGCTGGTCGTCGCCGTCGGTGTCCGACGCTCCCCGACCGCCGGTGTCGCGGCACTGCTCGTGCTCCCGCCGGTCGGCGTCTACGCGTACACCGGTCTCCTGCTCCCGTGGACACGACTGTCCTTCTGGGTCGGGCAGACACTCGTCGAACTGACGCTGACGGTGCCGGTCGTCGGCGGCGTCCTCGCGCAACTGCTGTTCGCCGGCGTCACGCTCTCCCAGGCGACGCTCGAACGCGCCTTCGTGCTCCACTACGCGGTCGTCGCACTCGCCGGTCTCGCGTGCTGTGGGGCGGCGGCACCGACACTCGCGCGCAGACTGGCGCGCGAGAACTGAGCGTGTCGGCGGCCGAGCAGAAAAGTAAGTTTCCCGATATGTCTTCGGCGGACAGATCGGGTCGAGCCCCTTTCCGTCACGCGAAAAACCACTACTCGGATAGTGATATTAGCATAAATTTTCCCTCACTCAAAGTTATGTCCCTCCGGTTCGTCGGACCGTGTGCATGACCGACACGTCGACACTGTTCGAGTTGCTGGCGAGTCGCCAGCGTCGGCGCCTGTTGTTCCTCCTGTGTGATGCCGAGTCGGTCGAGGTTCCGGACGGCCTCCAGTCGCGGAGTGCAGCGGCGATGACGAACGGTGACTCCTCGAAGTCCCCGAACCACACTGTCCCGAGCGACCTCGCGGTCGAACTTCACCACACGCACCTCCCGAAACTCGCGGCGGCCGACCTGATCGAGTGGGATCAGTCCGCCGAGGCCGTCAGACGCGGCCCGGAGTTCGGCGAAGTCGAACCGGCACTCGACACCCTTCGACAGAACGCCCCTGCGTTCCCTTCGGACGTGTTCTGACCTGCTGGCACGACTCGACGCGGCCACTCTCGACAGTCGGGTGTGACAACCGACCACACGGTTATGGCGTCGGACGGCGTACCCGGTGGTATGCCCGACACCAAAGAGGGCAGAGAACGACAGGCCCGACAGGCGGAGCGCCGTCGGATGCGCCGAGACATCGAGGAGGCCCGCGAGCGTCTCGACGAGGACGAACCGCGAGCAGAGGAGAGCGAGGAGGGTGAGGCGGACCTCCTCGCGGACGACGAGACTGCGGCGGCCGCGACCGACGAGACCAGTGCCGGCGACGAGAGCGAAGACACCGAGACGCCAGCAGACGCCGGCGAGTCGGCCGATGCGGACGAGGCGACGACCGACTGACACTCGCGCGCCGACCGAACTCAGACACCGACCGACCCTGCAGACGACACTCAGAGCTTTTGTGCGTCCCGTGCCTGCTGTGCCCGCTCGTCGGCCTGTGCGAGTCGGTTCTCCGTCGCGCGGGCGAGTCCGGGCGGCAGGCCGTCGCGGGCCGCGGCGAGGCGGTCCTGTGCCCGAACCAGCCGGTCGGCCAGCGCGTCCAGCGCCGCGTCCGCGTTCCCCCGGTCGCCGGCCTCGGCGCGTTCGGCGGCGCGGCGCGCCTGGTCGGTGATCGCGGCGAGTGCCCGCGTCAGCCCACGCACCGGACCGGGGTCGGGTCGCCCGTCGTCGGTGGCGGTCCCGCCGTCGGTCGCACCGCTTCCACCGTCGGTGGTGCCGTCGTCACCGCCGGCCGCACCGTCCCCCGACCCGCCGGAACCGGAGCCGTCAGTCGCCGTGGCCGTCGTCTCGGTCGCGGTCGCCTCGCGCGCCTCGTCTGTCGTCTCCGTCTCGTCCGTCTCCCGTCCGGCGGCCGACGCGATCTGAGCGCGGGTCTCCTCGGACACGTCCGCGAGATACCTCGCCAGCACCGCCTTCCCGGTGCCGGGGTTCTCGACGCGAACCGACGACTCGTCTCCGGGGTTGACGCGGAACGCACCCACCTCGCTGTCGCTGTCGCGGACCTCGGTCGTGAACGCGCCGCCCCGGTGGAGGTACACCGCGTCCGGGCCGGACAACGGCGCGTCGTACAGCCGACCGGCGAAGTCGTCGTCGACCGCGAGGTCGGTCAACTCGCTGTCCGCTTCGCTCGGATCGACCGCCAACTTCACCGCGTCCTCGCGGGCGACGACCGGAATCTCGCCGTCGACGCCGGCGGTCGTCGGTCCCTCGTCGCCGACCGACACCTGCTCGCTGTGCGGGGCGGTCCCCGCCCGGTTCACCGTCAGTCGGTGGTCGCCGGCCGGCACGTCCCGGAGGACTGCGGTCCCCCGGAACGTCGGCACCGCCTCGGGATCGCTCTCCAAGAGGACCGCCGACTCGACCGTGCTCTCCTCGGTCGTCAGGCCCTCGCCCTCGGGCGCGTCGTCGTTCGTCACCGTCTCTCTGACCGACGCGAGCACGGTGTTGACCGGCGAGGGGTCGCCGACGGCGTCGTACCGGTCCGCGAGCGCCTGCCGGTGGCCGGGGTCGGTGATATCTGCGGCGGGGTTCTCGTACCGCTCCTGTGTCCACGGCGGACTCGTCGTCGTGATGTGGCCCGCGATCGCGTCCTCTGCGATCTTCGGCACCGCGAACTCGAAGCTCAACTGCGGGCCGGTGAACGCCGCGATCCCCTCCACCTCGCTCGTCGGCGTCAACTCGTAGGGCACGTCGTCCGACTCGCCGCCGTCCCTGTCGGCGTGGCGGAACCGGATCGCCGTCTCCCGGGCCGGCAGGTCGGTCGGGGGCGACGACAGCGCGTCGAACGACCGGACCGTCAC of the Salinirubrum litoreum genome contains:
- the larE gene encoding ATP-dependent sacrificial sulfur transferase LarE; protein product: MSLDAKLDALRADLADRDGVLIAFSGGVDSSVVATLAHEVLGDDAVACTAKSETLPAAELDDARRVAEEIGIRHEIVSFSELDNPDFAVNDDDRCYHCRTMRLGKMYETARDLGIETVCDGTNASDPGEGHRPGLRAVEELEVASPLLRHDVTKAEVREIADRFDLSVADKPSMACLSSRIPTGMEVTEEKLTRVEKAERLLRTWGFEQFRVRDHDGLARIEVGEDELARALDTDFVQAAREHFDDLGFDHVTLDLHGYRTGSVSPADEESEDDEPLVEDVFAQDYPGQ
- a CDS encoding GNAT family N-acetyltransferase — translated: MTDSRRGGSDTDSHPELTLRAYDARDAEAVWTLHEWALSDAGTDPADVPGTDDLRRVEAAYLDTGGAFLVGVIPADSPTGETGASDRRPPETFDGRLVAMGGFVPTEAGRAEERSVGGAVELHRMRVAPTHQCRGYGRVILHALEDRARDAGFGLVLATTASRQAAAVEFYPSEGYRVVDRSSAGAYELVHFEKEL
- a CDS encoding cytochrome b N-terminal domain-containing protein; translation: MPSPDSDDTPSLLPTLAVALVALVVGGDLLLLALPAPDALRHLLVGSAVLAGVLVVAVGVRRSPTAGVAALLVLPPVGVYAYTGLLLPWTRLSFWVGQTLVELTLTVPVVGGVLAQLLFAGVTLSQATLERAFVLHYAVVALAGLACCGAAAPTLARRLAREN
- a CDS encoding DUF7344 domain-containing protein — its product is MTDTSTLFELLASRQRRRLLFLLCDAESVEVPDGLQSRSAAAMTNGDSSKSPNHTVPSDLAVELHHTHLPKLAAADLIEWDQSAEAVRRGPEFGEVEPALDTLRQNAPAFPSDVF